In Neofelis nebulosa isolate mNeoNeb1 chromosome 10, mNeoNeb1.pri, whole genome shotgun sequence, one DNA window encodes the following:
- the TMEM126B gene encoding complex I assembly factor TMEM126B, mitochondrial isoform X2 codes for MQDIRMATYTHGQPSVSLGDEKFRRPMVIEIIEKKMEYLRKEKTLNVYGTVFFGTAASFSGMLANFIFRHCFKVKHDALKTYASVTTLPFLSTVVAYKFLVTDALYLGNISQENCVLRSSLVGIVCGVLYPTGLAFSKTGRLAVKYHTVPLPPKGRVLLYWLLLCQTEVKAMMIPLVFQTVFGIFNGLRHYAIFESTLEKTVRDD; via the exons ATGCAG GACATCAGAATGGCAACATACACACATGGTCAGCCCAGTGTTTCTCTAGGAGATGAAAAATTCAGAAGACCCATGGTCATCgaaatcatagaaaaaaaaatggagtatcttagaaaagaaaa GACTTTAAATGTGTATGGCACAGTGTTCTTTGGAACAGCAGCTAGTTTCTCTGGAATGTTGGCGAACTTCATTTTCAGACACTGCTTCAAGGTTAAACATGATGCTTTGAAGACATATGCATCAGTGACTACACTTCCGTTTTTGTCTACTGTAGTCGCTTATAAGTTCCTTGTAACAGATGCTTTGTATTTGg gCAATATAAGCCAGGAAAATTGTGTTCTGAGGAGTTCACTGGTTGGCATAGTATGTGGTGTTTTATATCCCACTGGTTTGGCTTTTTCTAAAACTGGACGCCTGGCAGTCAA gtaTCATACTGTTCCATTGCCACCAAAAGGAAGGGTTTTACTTTACTGgttgctgctttgtcaaacagAGGTAAAAGCAATGATGATTCCTCTGGTCTTTCAGACAGTCTTTGGAATATTTAATGGTCTACGGCATTATGCAATATTTGAAAGTACACTTGAGAAAACTGTACGTGATGATTAA
- the TMEM126B gene encoding complex I assembly factor TMEM126B, mitochondrial isoform X3 has product MATYTHGQPSVSLGDEKFRRPMVIEIIEKKMEYLRKEKTLNVYGTVFFGTAASFSGMLANFIFRHCFKVKHDALKTYASVTTLPFLSTVVAYKFLVTDALYLGNISQENCVLRSSLVGIVCGVLYPTGLAFSKTGRLAVKYHTVPLPPKGRVLLYWLLLCQTEVKAMMIPLVFQTVFGIFNGLRHYAIFESTLEKTVRDD; this is encoded by the exons ATGGCAACATACACACATGGTCAGCCCAGTGTTTCTCTAGGAGATGAAAAATTCAGAAGACCCATGGTCATCgaaatcatagaaaaaaaaatggagtatcttagaaaagaaaa GACTTTAAATGTGTATGGCACAGTGTTCTTTGGAACAGCAGCTAGTTTCTCTGGAATGTTGGCGAACTTCATTTTCAGACACTGCTTCAAGGTTAAACATGATGCTTTGAAGACATATGCATCAGTGACTACACTTCCGTTTTTGTCTACTGTAGTCGCTTATAAGTTCCTTGTAACAGATGCTTTGTATTTGg gCAATATAAGCCAGGAAAATTGTGTTCTGAGGAGTTCACTGGTTGGCATAGTATGTGGTGTTTTATATCCCACTGGTTTGGCTTTTTCTAAAACTGGACGCCTGGCAGTCAA gtaTCATACTGTTCCATTGCCACCAAAAGGAAGGGTTTTACTTTACTGgttgctgctttgtcaaacagAGGTAAAAGCAATGATGATTCCTCTGGTCTTTCAGACAGTCTTTGGAATATTTAATGGTCTACGGCATTATGCAATATTTGAAAGTACACTTGAGAAAACTGTACGTGATGATTAA
- the TMEM126B gene encoding complex I assembly factor TMEM126B, mitochondrial isoform X1 has protein sequence MAALGREAGADLKDAGVLPVRTGEASKDIRMATYTHGQPSVSLGDEKFRRPMVIEIIEKKMEYLRKEKTLNVYGTVFFGTAASFSGMLANFIFRHCFKVKHDALKTYASVTTLPFLSTVVAYKFLVTDALYLGNISQENCVLRSSLVGIVCGVLYPTGLAFSKTGRLAVKYHTVPLPPKGRVLLYWLLLCQTEVKAMMIPLVFQTVFGIFNGLRHYAIFESTLEKTVRDD, from the exons ATGGCGGCGCTTGGGCGTGAGGCTGGGGCTGACCTGAAGGATGCAGGTGTGTTGCCGGTCAGAACTGGGGAAGCGTCCAAG GACATCAGAATGGCAACATACACACATGGTCAGCCCAGTGTTTCTCTAGGAGATGAAAAATTCAGAAGACCCATGGTCATCgaaatcatagaaaaaaaaatggagtatcttagaaaagaaaa GACTTTAAATGTGTATGGCACAGTGTTCTTTGGAACAGCAGCTAGTTTCTCTGGAATGTTGGCGAACTTCATTTTCAGACACTGCTTCAAGGTTAAACATGATGCTTTGAAGACATATGCATCAGTGACTACACTTCCGTTTTTGTCTACTGTAGTCGCTTATAAGTTCCTTGTAACAGATGCTTTGTATTTGg gCAATATAAGCCAGGAAAATTGTGTTCTGAGGAGTTCACTGGTTGGCATAGTATGTGGTGTTTTATATCCCACTGGTTTGGCTTTTTCTAAAACTGGACGCCTGGCAGTCAA gtaTCATACTGTTCCATTGCCACCAAAAGGAAGGGTTTTACTTTACTGgttgctgctttgtcaaacagAGGTAAAAGCAATGATGATTCCTCTGGTCTTTCAGACAGTCTTTGGAATATTTAATGGTCTACGGCATTATGCAATATTTGAAAGTACACTTGAGAAAACTGTACGTGATGATTAA